In Burkholderia pseudomultivorans, the DNA window CCGCAACAATCGCAGCGCAGCAATTGTCAACTATTTCAAAAATAGGAACAGTTGTTGATGTGCTTGATATATATGGCTTTTTCCCCGTTGTTACCTTTTCGAGACACTTTATTTTTTAAGCTTTCTTGCGTGTATGGCACTGAGCTATTCTCCAATCCGCAACAAATAACGAATCACTTGCGTGGAGAAACTCAACGATGAAGAAACTTGCTCTGTCGACCCTCTCGCTCGCCCTGCTGGGCGCCGCCGGCGCAGCTCAGGCTCAGTCGAGCGTGACGCTGTACGGTGTGATCGATACGTCGATCGCCTATGTTCACGGCAATGACGGCAAGGCCAACAACATGTGGCAAATGCTGTCGGGCAACCTGCAGGGCAGCCGCTGGGGCCTGAAGGGTGCTGAAGACCTGGGCGGCGGCCTGAAGGCGATCTTCCAGATCGAAAACGGCTTCAACCCGGGCACGGGCAAGCTGAGCGCATCGAACACGATCTTCAACCGCCAGGCATTCGTCGGCCTGCAAAGCAACCAGTACGGCACGCTGACGCTCGGCCGCCAGTACGACCCGGTCGTCGACCTGGTCCAGGCAGTCACGGCTGACAACTACTTCGGCAGCTTCTTCGCGACCCCGGGCGACGTCGACAACAACGACAACAGCCTGCGCGTCAGCAACGCGATCAAGTACACGTCGCCCGTCTACGCCGGCTTCCAGTTCGAAGGCATGTACGGCCTGAGCGGCATCGCAGGCAAGCCGGGCCAGGGTCAGACGTGGTCGGCTGCCGCCGCCTACAACAACGGCCCGATCGGCATCGCCGCCGGCTACTTCTACGCGAACAACCCGTCGCCGACGACCACCGCGGTCCGTGGCGGCTGGGGCTCGACGACGTCGGACAACATCGTCGACGGCCCGATCAACGCAGGCTACGTGACGGCGAAGTCGATCGGCATCGCGCAAGTCGCAGGCCAGTACTCGATCGGCCCGGTGACCTTCGGCCTCGGCTACAGCAACGCGCAATACAAGCCGGATGCATACTCGGCGTTCACGTCGACCGAGAAGTACAACACGGGCCGCGGCTTCGTGACGTACCAGGTCACGCCGCCGCTGCTGCTGGGCCTCGGCTACTCGTACACGAAGGCGAGCGGCAACACGGACGCGAAGTACCACCAGGTCTCGGTGGGCGCGGACTACTCGCTGTCGAAGCGCACGGACGTCTACCTGGTCGGCGCGTACCAGCACGCCAGCGGCACGCAGCTCAACGAAGACGGCACGACGTCGGCAGCACAGGCATCGATCGGCTCGTACGGCTATGCCGGCACGCGTTCGCAGGAAATGGTCGCACTCGGCCTGCGCCACAAGTTCTAAGAAGTACGTTTCCGGCGTGCAAGGCGTCTTCGACGCCCTGCCGCCGAACTGGAAAGCCAGTCATCGGTTTCGGCCGTGGCTGGCTTTTTTTTCGCCTGTCGCGCGACGCAGACATCGCGGCCGGGCCGATAACGGCCCGCACGACGCGCCGGAATACCGTTGTCGGCTTCCGGGAAGGCGACGAGCCGCCGGCGGCTGCGCGGCCTGTATCGCAGCCGAAACCGCGACGCCGACGCCACCGCGATCTTGCAGCCGCGGTTTTCACGCGAGCGAAACCGGCCCAGAATAGCGTGGGCAACGCCACGCGCATCCCGTTCGCCGCACCGCAGCCGATCCCGCGCACGACGTATTTGCATGCCCGCGTGTCGATTCCGGCGACCTTCGTTCGTCGTGTCGATGGCGGCACGCGACTCGCCCCGCCCCATACCCACAGGAGATTCGTCATGCCGATTCAGAAGATCACGCCTTTCCTCTGGTACTCGACGGAAGCCGAAGAAGCGGCGACGTTCTATGCAAGCATCTTTCCGGACTCGCGCGTCGTGCGCGTCACGTCGGTGCAAGGCACCGGCGGCACGAAGGTCGTGGAGTTCGAGCTGTTCGGGCAACCGTTCTTCGCGATGGGCCACGAACGGGCCGAGTCTTTCAACCACGCGATCTCGCTGCTCGTCAACTGCGCCGACCAGGCGGAACTCGACCGCTACTGGAGCGCGCTGCTCGACAACGGCGGCACGGCCGACGGCTGCGGCTGGCTCAGGGACCGCTTCGGCGTCTCGTGGCAGATCGTCCCCGACGACCTGATCCCGATGATGGCCGACCGCGATCCGGTCAAGGCCGGACGCGTGGCCGCCGCGATGATGCAGATGACGAAGTTCGATGTCGCCGCGCTGCGGGCGGCCTATGCGGGAACGGCGGGCTGACGAAGCGCCGTATCGCGGCGCCGCGCGCGACGATCCGCGTAAGCGCAGATGCGCAGCGCGGTACGCCGTTCGCCGCGCATCGCTTCTTCGCTGCCATATGACGTGCGCGGATTCACCCAGGTCCGCGCAGCGCAATAAAAATCCCCGCACGCTTTCGCGTACGGGGATTTCGGGCACATCGCAACGGCTGCCGGCCTGAACGCCCGGCAGCCGCCGCGCGGCATTACGCCGCTGCGTCCTTCAGCTTCTTCAGCGCACGTGCCTTCACGCGCACGCTGGCCGGCTTTGCCGGGAACCAGCGCTCTTCGCCCGTGAACGGATCCTTGCCGAAGCGCTTCTTCTTTGCCGGCACGACTTGCGCCGTGATCTTCAGCAGACCCGGCAGCGTGAACTCGCCTGCGCCCTTCTTGTGAACCGAGCCCAGCACGACGTTCTCGAGTGCGGCGAGCACTGCCTTGACAGCCTTCACTTCGACAGCAGCGCGCTCAGCGATGTGCGTTGCGAGCGATGCCTTCGTGAACTTGTCCTTCAGCGGCGTCGGAGCGGCCGGTGCTGCCTTCGCGACAGCCTTCTTGGCCACTACTTTCTTCGCGGGCGCAGCAGCCTTTTTGGCAGCCACTTTCTTGGTCGCCGGTGCGGCAGCCTTCTTGGCCACCTTTTTTGCGGAAGTCGCCATGTTTCTCCTACCAGGTGTGGTCGTTGGATACACGAAGCGTGCAACGCGCGCGCTTCAACGCCGGATTCTACAAGCGCCGTGACGCTTCGTGCAGTACTTTTGTGCGTTTTCGCGGGGTTTCCCGCAGGTTTTGTTGCGCGCGACCGACTCCGTCGACGCCCGAACAGCGAAAAACGCCTTCACGTATACGCCCGAACGCGAATTACGTTCGATATTTGCGCACCTATACTGAGCTCGCTCAGTGCCCCGGATGCCTTCATGCGCGAAGTCAGATACGTCAAAGGACTCGACGGCCTGCGAGCCATCGCCGTCATCCTCGTTTTCCTGTCCCACAAGGGCCACGTCCTCGCTGTCGACGTGGGCAAGCTCGGCGTGTGGACGTTTTTCCTCATCAGCGGATTCCTGATCGTCGGCGAGCTGCACCGCAACCGCGAGGCAGTCGAGTGCGGCACGATGACGCGCCGGCACGCGCTCGCGCTGTTCCTCGCGAAGCGCGCGCTGCGGATCTTTCCCGTCTACTACCTGCTGCTCGCCGCGCTCGCGATCGCGCATGCGCTGTTCTACCAGCGCGGCGTCAATCTCGGGCTCGCGTGGCACGCGGTGTTCCTGTCGAATTACTGGATCGGCGTCGTCAAGGATGGCTGGCCGGGCTCCACGTCGCATTTCTGGAGCCTCGCGGTTGAACAGCAGTTCTATCTGATTGCGCCGCTCGCGCTGCTCGCGGTGCCGGCCGCGCGACACGTCGCGCTCGGCGTCGCAGCCGTCGCGCTGTGCGCGCTCGCGCATCTCGCGCTTTACGCGACCGATGCGTCGCCGGTGCTGATCTACGCGTTTTCCCCGTGGAATTTCGCATTGATCGCGCTGGGCGGCCTCGGCGCGGTGGCGCTCGCCGATCGCGGTCCGGCCGTCGTACGCCGCATTCCGCCCGGCTGGCTCGGCGCCGCCGGCGTCGTGTTCTTTCTCGCGCTGCCGGCGCTCACGACGCTGCCCGACGTCGTCACGGGCCTTGCGGATCTCGGCCTGTCGGCGTCGCTCGGCTCGCTGATGCTGTGGATCGTCACCGAACCCGACCATCCGGCCGTCGCGCTGCTCGACTGGGCGCCGCTCGTCTACCTCGGCACGATCAGCTACGGTTTCTACCTGTTCCACAACCTGATTCCGGCGCGCTTCGGCGTGATGCCCGCACTGTTCGCGCGCGTGCCGCTGCCGGCATTCGTCCGCGATGCGCTGCCCGAACTGCTGCAGTTCGCGCTCGCCGTTTTGCTCGCGCATCTGTCGTGGCGCTACCTGGAAAAGCGGCTGCTCGACTTCAAGAAGCCGGTCGCCGCGATGCTGGCCCGGCGCTTCGTGGCACGGCCCGGCACGTCGCCGCGCTGAGCGGGAAACCGGCATCGAGGCGGCGGCGCCGCACGCGCGCCGGCGGGAAGCAAAACAACGTCAGCGAATCACGGCGCACGCGTCGCATGCGGGCATGCGCCCCGGCCGCAGCCCTCGTTCGCCCGATTCACAGCTGCCCGGCATCGGCACGGCCGCCCGCAGCGCAGCGCAGCCGCCGCCCCGCCTCGCCCAAAATCGGCATAGGGGGTAGCCAACAGGCTACGCCCCTGCCACACCACCCGGCATGCGGGTCCGCACCGGGCGGTTCGAGAAGTTGAGGTCAGGAGAGACGGGGTAAGCCTAGCCGGTCGAACCATGCAATGGGCAGCACGCGGTTGAGCAGCTTGCCGCTGTTGCGCCACCAGCGATGGCTGTTGGCCGCCACCTGTCGCGCAACATCGTGGGCCGCACCAAGTGCGCGCAACTCACGATACATGGTCGGGCCGCGCTTCCAATGCTTCAGCTGGATCGCGCGCAAACGATGGCGCACCCATTCGTCCAGTTCGCGCATCACGCCCGGTGTCTGCGCCAGACGGAAGTAGCCTTTCCAGCCCAGCAGGTAGCGGCGAAGCTTCTCCACCACCTGCGCCAGACTACGTCCGCCCCGGCGCGTCAGTTCCCGCACGCGCTGTTTGAACGTGGCCAATGGTTTGACTGCCACCTTGCGCTTGACCGCACCACCCGCAGCTACCCACAAGCTGTAGCCCAGGAACTTGCGACCGAATACGCTTGCCACCGCGCTTTTGGCTTCATTG includes these proteins:
- a CDS encoding porin; the protein is MKKLALSTLSLALLGAAGAAQAQSSVTLYGVIDTSIAYVHGNDGKANNMWQMLSGNLQGSRWGLKGAEDLGGGLKAIFQIENGFNPGTGKLSASNTIFNRQAFVGLQSNQYGTLTLGRQYDPVVDLVQAVTADNYFGSFFATPGDVDNNDNSLRVSNAIKYTSPVYAGFQFEGMYGLSGIAGKPGQGQTWSAAAAYNNGPIGIAAGYFYANNPSPTTTAVRGGWGSTTSDNIVDGPINAGYVTAKSIGIAQVAGQYSIGPVTFGLGYSNAQYKPDAYSAFTSTEKYNTGRGFVTYQVTPPLLLGLGYSYTKASGNTDAKYHQVSVGADYSLSKRTDVYLVGAYQHASGTQLNEDGTTSAAQASIGSYGYAGTRSQEMVALGLRHKF
- a CDS encoding VOC family protein encodes the protein MPIQKITPFLWYSTEAEEAATFYASIFPDSRVVRVTSVQGTGGTKVVEFELFGQPFFAMGHERAESFNHAISLLVNCADQAELDRYWSALLDNGGTADGCGWLRDRFGVSWQIVPDDLIPMMADRDPVKAGRVAAAMMQMTKFDVAALRAAYAGTAG
- a CDS encoding HU family DNA-binding protein, producing MATSAKKVAKKAAAPATKKVAAKKAAAPAKKVVAKKAVAKAAPAAPTPLKDKFTKASLATHIAERAAVEVKAVKAVLAALENVVLGSVHKKGAGEFTLPGLLKITAQVVPAKKKRFGKDPFTGEERWFPAKPASVRVKARALKKLKDAAA
- a CDS encoding acyltransferase family protein gives rise to the protein MREVRYVKGLDGLRAIAVILVFLSHKGHVLAVDVGKLGVWTFFLISGFLIVGELHRNREAVECGTMTRRHALALFLAKRALRIFPVYYLLLAALAIAHALFYQRGVNLGLAWHAVFLSNYWIGVVKDGWPGSTSHFWSLAVEQQFYLIAPLALLAVPAARHVALGVAAVALCALAHLALYATDASPVLIYAFSPWNFALIALGGLGAVALADRGPAVVRRIPPGWLGAAGVVFFLALPALTTLPDVVTGLADLGLSASLGSLMLWIVTEPDHPAVALLDWAPLVYLGTISYGFYLFHNLIPARFGVMPALFARVPLPAFVRDALPELLQFALAVLLAHLSWRYLEKRLLDFKKPVAAMLARRFVARPGTSPR